The following proteins come from a genomic window of Zonotrichia leucophrys gambelii isolate GWCS_2022_RI chromosome 4, RI_Zleu_2.0, whole genome shotgun sequence:
- the LOC135447120 gene encoding splicing factor YJU2-like → MSERKVLNKYYPPDFDPAKIPKLRLPKDRQYVVRLMAPFNMRCRTCGEYIYKGKKFNARKETVQNESYLGLPIFRFYIKCPRCLAEITFKTDPQNTDYAMEHGATRNFQAQKLLEEEEKRMQKEREEEELNNPMKVLENRTKDSKLEMEVLENLQELKELNQRQANVDFEAMLKQHKEVEEAQKRKEQEEDEQEMKAMLEQSQSRRLLVDSDSDDEPTKHCPNPTAQTKPRDILQEDTQSKRLRMESWESSLGKLSTRAQLAGLVARRKEKPDPALDKGMETRGTTATTSSLPAAAAATSSLGLLGAYWDSEDSD, encoded by the coding sequence ATGTCGGAACGGAAAGTGCTGAACAAATATTACCCCCCAGACTTCGATCCTGCCAAGATCCCCAAGCTGAGGCTCCCAAAGGACCGGCAGTACGTGGTGAGGCTCATGGCCCCCTTCAACATGAGGTGCAGGACGTGTGGGGAGTACATCTACAAGGGCAAGAAGTTCAACGCCCGCAAGGAGACGGTGCAGAACGAGTCCTACCTGGGGCTGCCCATCTTCCGCTTCTACATCAAGTGCCCGCGCTGCCTGGCTGAGATCACCTTCAAGACAGACCCCCAGAACACGGATTACGCCATGGAGCACGGCGCCACCAGGAACTTCCAGGCACAGAagctcctggaggaggaggaaaagaggatgcagaaggagagggaagaggaggagctcAACAATCCCATGAAGGTCCTGGAGAACCGAACCAAGGACTCCAAGCTGGAGATGGAGGTCCTGGAGaacctgcaggagctgaaggagctcAACCAGCGCCAGGCCAACGTGGATTTTGAAGCCATGCTGAAGCAGCACAAGGAGGTGGAGGAGGCGCAGAAGcgcaaggagcaggaggaggatgagcagGAGATGAAGGCCATGTTGGAACAGTCCCAGAGCCGCCGGCTCCTGGTGGATTCTGACTCTGATGACGAACCAACAAAACACTGTCCAAATCccacagcccaaacaaaacccagggaCATCCTGCAGGAGGACACCCAGAGCAAGAGACTgaggatggagagctgggagagcagcttgggCAAGCTCAGCACCAGGGCCCAGCTGGCCGGGCTGGTGGCCCGCAGGAAGGAGAAGCCAGATCCTGCCCTGGATAAGGGGATGGAAACCCGAGGCACCACGGCCACCACCAGCtcacttccagcagcagcagcagccacgtCCTCGCTAGGTTTGCTGGGAGCCTACTGGGACAGCGAGGACAGCGACTGA